Proteins encoded within one genomic window of Bradyrhizobium sp. CB1717:
- a CDS encoding CoA transferase — MSTKPQLPERSSRVTEGPAALDGLLVVDFTRVVAGPACTQTLADFGARVIKIENPDGGDDTRAYEHAEIGGETAAYLSLNRNKRGIALDLAVPEAREIALDLIRKADVVVENFSSGVMKKFGLDYDAVAPLNPRLVYCSISAYGRSGPFAWRPGFDPITQAESGFMSLNGFADGPPVRTGPPIVDIATGMTACNAILLALLARDRLGRGQHVEVALFDIAMAMTGFYGMAYLINGQNPGRFGNSPSGSPTVGVYEASDGPLYMACANDRLYRRLVVEVLNRPDLITDPQFATRKARSENKELLRATIAEVFASDTLENWMAKMKLAKIPVGYLRTVEEGFNAPEARDRHRLSRIPHPTADWVPNIETPITMSLTAAIDPVAAPLLGEHTLDVLRDTLGYDQRRIAEFVQRGVFGSGKPSV; from the coding sequence ATGTCCACCAAGCCTCAATTGCCGGAACGTTCGTCGCGGGTCACGGAAGGGCCTGCGGCGCTCGATGGTCTGCTGGTCGTCGATTTTACACGCGTGGTTGCTGGCCCGGCCTGCACGCAGACGCTGGCTGATTTCGGTGCACGCGTCATCAAGATCGAGAACCCGGATGGCGGTGACGATACACGCGCATATGAGCATGCCGAGATCGGCGGCGAGACTGCTGCTTATCTTAGCCTCAACCGCAACAAGCGTGGCATCGCACTGGATCTCGCTGTCCCTGAGGCTCGCGAGATCGCCCTGGATCTGATTCGCAAGGCTGACGTGGTCGTCGAGAATTTTTCGAGCGGGGTCATGAAGAAATTCGGACTCGACTACGACGCGGTCGCGCCACTCAACCCTCGGCTGGTCTATTGCTCGATATCTGCCTATGGGCGCTCCGGGCCGTTTGCCTGGCGCCCCGGCTTCGATCCCATCACCCAGGCGGAAAGCGGCTTCATGTCGCTCAACGGCTTTGCCGACGGTCCTCCGGTGCGCACCGGCCCACCCATCGTGGACATTGCGACGGGAATGACGGCTTGTAACGCCATTCTTCTCGCTCTGCTGGCGCGGGATCGGCTGGGCCGCGGCCAGCACGTCGAGGTTGCCTTGTTCGACATAGCAATGGCGATGACGGGTTTCTACGGTATGGCCTATCTGATCAATGGTCAAAATCCCGGCCGGTTCGGAAATTCGCCGAGCGGATCTCCCACCGTCGGCGTCTATGAGGCTTCCGATGGGCCACTCTACATGGCCTGCGCCAACGACCGGCTCTATCGCCGGCTGGTCGTCGAGGTGCTGAATCGGCCTGATCTCATCACCGATCCGCAATTCGCAACGCGTAAAGCGCGTTCCGAGAACAAGGAGCTGTTGCGGGCAACCATCGCGGAAGTCTTCGCAAGCGATACCCTCGAGAACTGGATGGCGAAGATGAAGTTGGCAAAGATCCCGGTCGGCTATCTCCGCACCGTCGAAGAGGGCTTTAACGCACCCGAGGCCCGCGACCGCCATCGCCTGAGCCGGATTCCGCATCCTACCGCCGACTGGGTCCCGAACATCGAGACGCCGATTACCATGAGTTTAACCGCCGCGATCGATCCCGTGGCCGCACCTTTGTTGGGCGAGCATACCCTGGACGTCTTGCGTGACACGCTTGGTTACGACCAGCGCCGGATTGCGGAATTCGTCCAGAGGGGAGTCTTCGGATCAGGTAAACCCTCGGTTTGA
- a CDS encoding mandelate racemase/muconate lactonizing enzyme family protein yields the protein MTKSSKTTNIEILACDAGWRNYHFVKLTTEDGIVGWSEFDEGFGSPGVGAAIQRLSARVIGQNVFQHERIYAELFAATRPAAGGVVAQALGAIENALLDAKAKCLGVPCYELLGGKIRDRVRVYWSHCATWRINHPSWYKPPIESLDGVKAMGREVREKKFTALKTNIFSYDDGKPTGWRPGFGSPFAPEINVDRKILRDLRMHLEAIRDGAGPDVDILLDCNFNAKTEGYLKILRTIADLDMFWIEIDSFNPEALGYIRRQSPHPISSCETLLGLREFLRYFHEQAMDVAIIDTPWNGVWQSMKIAAAAEAFEVNVAPHNFYGHLCSMMNAHFCAAVPNLRIMEIDIDRLSWDRELFTQEPEIQNGHLVIPDRPGWGTEPNEDALRAHPPRTSGGLLNYGRKS from the coding sequence ATGACCAAATCATCAAAAACAACAAACATCGAAATCCTCGCCTGCGATGCCGGCTGGAGAAATTACCATTTCGTCAAGCTGACGACCGAAGACGGCATCGTCGGCTGGAGCGAGTTCGACGAGGGTTTTGGCTCGCCCGGGGTCGGCGCTGCCATCCAGCGCCTGTCCGCCCGCGTGATCGGGCAGAACGTCTTCCAGCACGAGCGCATCTATGCCGAACTGTTCGCTGCGACCCGTCCCGCTGCCGGCGGCGTCGTGGCGCAGGCGCTCGGAGCGATCGAGAACGCGCTGCTCGACGCCAAGGCGAAGTGTCTCGGCGTGCCCTGCTACGAGCTGCTCGGCGGCAAGATCCGCGATCGTGTCCGGGTGTACTGGTCGCATTGCGCGACGTGGCGGATCAATCATCCCTCCTGGTACAAGCCGCCGATCGAAAGCCTCGATGGCGTCAAAGCAATGGGCCGCGAGGTGCGCGAGAAAAAGTTCACCGCGCTCAAGACCAACATCTTCTCCTATGACGACGGCAAGCCGACCGGCTGGCGTCCCGGCTTCGGCTCACCGTTTGCGCCGGAAATCAATGTCGACCGGAAAATCCTGCGCGACCTGCGCATGCATCTCGAAGCGATTCGCGACGGCGCCGGCCCCGATGTCGACATCCTGCTCGACTGCAACTTCAACGCCAAGACCGAGGGCTATCTGAAGATCCTGCGCACCATCGCCGACCTCGACATGTTCTGGATCGAGATCGACAGTTTCAATCCGGAGGCGCTCGGCTACATCCGCAGGCAAAGCCCGCATCCGATCTCGTCCTGCGAGACGCTGCTGGGCTTGCGAGAATTCCTGCGCTATTTCCACGAGCAGGCGATGGATGTCGCGATCATCGACACGCCCTGGAACGGCGTCTGGCAATCGATGAAGATCGCTGCGGCGGCCGAAGCGTTCGAGGTCAACGTCGCCCCGCACAATTTCTACGGCCACCTCTGCTCGATGATGAACGCGCATTTCTGCGCAGCCGTACCGAACCTGCGCATCATGGAGATCGACATCGATCGCCTGTCCTGGGACCGCGAGCTCTTCACACAGGAGCCGGAGATCCAGAACGGCCATCTCGTCATTCCGGACCGGCCCGGCTGGGGCACCGAACCGAATGAGGACGCATTGCGCGCGCACCCGCCGAGAACGAGCGGCGGGCTCCTCAACTATGGCCGCAAGAGCTGA
- a CDS encoding GNAT family N-acetyltransferase, with protein MYRIRIVDTSDDDIVDTLSDLHRLTFFDAAVMPQFELGVWWLAYHGDDAVAFAGVLPSTHVRNGGYFSRVGVLQRHWGRGLQRRMMRVVEARGRRIGWGSIVSDTTDNPVSANNFIQAGYRLFEPEVPWAWSHSLYWRKLLR; from the coding sequence ATGTACAGAATTCGCATTGTCGATACATCCGACGACGACATCGTCGATACATTGTCCGATCTGCATCGTTTGACGTTCTTCGATGCCGCTGTAATGCCTCAGTTTGAGTTGGGGGTGTGGTGGTTGGCCTATCACGGCGATGATGCCGTCGCCTTCGCCGGTGTGCTTCCGTCGACGCACGTCAGAAATGGCGGCTACTTCTCCAGGGTCGGGGTGCTACAGCGACACTGGGGACGAGGCCTCCAGCGCAGGATGATGCGTGTGGTCGAGGCGAGGGGACGGCGTATCGGATGGGGCAGCATCGTCTCTGATACGACCGACAATCCCGTTTCTGCGAACAACTTCATCCAGGCGGGCTATCGACTGTTTGAACCAGAGGTGCCCTGGGCCTGGTCTCATTCGCTTTATTGGCGAAAGTTGCTTCGCTGA
- a CDS encoding FAD-dependent monooxygenase, whose product MPVLLPTSRSRTSDRRAAAAGHAVVIAGGGPTGLMLAAELALAQVDVAIVERRAAQDLVGTRAGGLHARSIEILDQRGVAERFLREGQIVQLAGFAWTRLDIGDLPTRHAYGLALRQSHIERILADWARELAVPIYGNREVTGFAQVETGVDVALSGGDTLRANYLVGCDGGRSLVRKTAGIDFVGSDPTLSNLMAEVEMAQEPAWGLRHDALGFHGLSKTESGRVLVVVTETTRERSGEPGLRDLSDALVAVYGTDFGAHSPAWVSRFTDAARQAASYRRGRVLLAGDAAHIHHSVGGQGLNTGLQDAVNLGWKLAQVVKGISPEALLDTYHTERHPVAARVLRNTRAQIALLRRADDGLIAAREIVTELLAMDEPRKRFGAMMSGLDISYDLGEGHALLGRRMPDLDLTIEGRSLRLFTLLHGGRGLLLNFGEAPDPDIAPWADRVSLVRAGYDGAWELPAVGQVLAPKTVLVRPDGHVAWIGDESRSGLADALTTWFGPAGA is encoded by the coding sequence ATGCCTGTATTGCTTCCGACATCCCGTTCACGAACGAGCGACAGGCGCGCGGCGGCCGCCGGCCATGCGGTCGTCATCGCCGGCGGCGGCCCGACCGGGCTGATGCTGGCGGCGGAACTCGCGCTCGCACAGGTCGACGTCGCAATCGTCGAGCGGCGCGCGGCCCAGGATCTCGTCGGCACGCGCGCCGGCGGCTTGCACGCGCGCAGCATCGAGATCCTCGATCAGCGCGGCGTCGCGGAGCGCTTCCTGCGCGAAGGACAGATCGTCCAGCTTGCCGGCTTCGCCTGGACGAGGCTCGACATCGGTGACCTCCCCACCCGCCACGCTTACGGGCTCGCACTGCGGCAGAGCCACATCGAGCGCATCCTGGCCGACTGGGCCAGAGAGCTCGCGGTGCCGATCTATGGGAATCGCGAGGTGACGGGCTTCGCACAAGTCGAGACCGGCGTCGACGTCGCGCTGTCCGGCGGTGACACGTTACGCGCAAACTATCTCGTCGGTTGCGACGGCGGCCGCAGCCTGGTGCGCAAGACGGCCGGCATCGACTTCGTCGGCTCCGATCCGACGCTGAGCAACCTCATGGCCGAGGTCGAGATGGCGCAAGAGCCCGCGTGGGGTCTGCGTCACGACGCGCTGGGCTTTCACGGCCTCAGCAAGACGGAGAGCGGACGCGTGCTGGTCGTCGTGACCGAAACAACGCGCGAGCGCAGCGGCGAGCCCGGCTTGCGTGATCTCAGCGACGCGCTCGTCGCCGTGTACGGCACCGATTTCGGCGCGCACAGTCCCGCCTGGGTCTCCCGCTTCACCGATGCGGCGCGGCAGGCCGCCTCCTATCGCAGGGGACGCGTGCTGCTCGCCGGCGATGCCGCGCATATCCATCACTCCGTGGGCGGGCAAGGCCTCAACACCGGCCTGCAGGACGCGGTCAATCTCGGCTGGAAGCTGGCGCAGGTGGTCAAGGGCATCTCGCCCGAAGCCCTGCTCGACACTTACCACACTGAGCGTCATCCCGTGGCTGCGCGCGTGCTGCGCAACACCAGGGCGCAGATCGCCCTGCTCCGCCGCGCGGATGACGGACTCATCGCCGCGCGCGAAATCGTGACCGAGCTGCTCGCCATGGACGAACCACGAAAACGCTTCGGCGCGATGATGAGCGGGCTCGACATAAGCTACGATCTCGGCGAAGGCCACGCGCTGCTCGGACGCCGCATGCCCGATCTCGACCTGACGATCGAAGGCCGCTCGCTGCGATTGTTCACGCTGCTGCACGGTGGGCGCGGCCTGCTGCTGAATTTCGGCGAGGCGCCGGATCCCGACATCGCGCCCTGGGCGGATCGCGTCAGTCTCGTGCGCGCCGGTTACGACGGCGCGTGGGAGCTTCCGGCTGTCGGGCAAGTCCTCGCGCCAAAAACCGTGCTGGTGCGACCCGACGGGCACGTGGCGTGGATCGGCGACGAGAGCCGGAGCGGACTTGCCGATGCGCTGACGACTTGGTTTGGACCGGCGGGGGCGTAG
- a CDS encoding DUF3606 domain-containing protein yields MDNLTKRAQPDRSKINMHEAFEVKYWTHALGVSKEELQKAVDKVGNSAAAVRKELAATGAREPETRSST; encoded by the coding sequence ATGGACAACCTGACGAAGCGCGCACAGCCGGACCGCAGCAAGATCAACATGCACGAGGCGTTCGAGGTCAAGTACTGGACCCATGCGCTCGGCGTGTCGAAGGAAGAGCTGCAGAAGGCCGTCGACAAGGTCGGTAATTCCGCCGCGGCCGTCCGCAAAGAGTTGGCGGCGACCGGCGCACGCGAGCCTGAGACGCGGTCCTCTACTTGA
- a CDS encoding NAD(P)-dependent oxidoreductase: MADTSKTNPQGAERLGYVGLGLMGTPMTRRLLKAGYQVTVWNRSESKVAPLVEAGARRATSPRDVMTNADIVFMCVTDAAAVEEVIFGVEGLSAAAGAGKLVVDFSSIHPDAARDLASRLRDTNGAGWIDAPVSGGTKGAEEGTLAIMAGGDIADVERVRSYVFAMARRFTHMGPTGAGQTTKLCNQVIVGCAMAVLAEATRLAVNAGIDANRLPEALAGGFADSIPLQLFVPRMVQGIHSPPLGHIATMLKDLDTVAALAQTTSTPVPMASLAGQLFRLAKAARGADADALEIYKLSATEH, encoded by the coding sequence ATGGCTGATACGAGCAAGACAAACCCGCAGGGGGCCGAGCGGCTTGGCTATGTCGGCCTCGGGCTGATGGGAACGCCCATGACCCGCCGCCTGCTCAAGGCTGGCTATCAGGTCACCGTGTGGAACCGTTCGGAGAGTAAGGTCGCTCCGCTCGTCGAAGCTGGTGCACGGCGCGCGACTAGCCCCCGCGACGTTATGACGAACGCGGACATCGTCTTCATGTGTGTGACGGACGCCGCGGCGGTTGAAGAGGTGATATTCGGAGTTGAAGGCCTTTCGGCCGCCGCCGGTGCGGGCAAGCTCGTCGTGGACTTCTCGTCGATCCATCCCGACGCTGCGCGCGACCTCGCGAGCCGATTGAGGGATACCAACGGCGCAGGCTGGATCGATGCACCCGTGTCCGGCGGTACCAAGGGCGCCGAGGAAGGCACGCTTGCAATCATGGCAGGCGGAGACATTGCCGACGTCGAGAGGGTGCGCTCTTACGTCTTCGCCATGGCACGCAGGTTCACCCATATGGGGCCTACCGGCGCAGGTCAGACGACAAAGCTGTGCAATCAGGTGATCGTCGGATGCGCGATGGCCGTCCTCGCTGAAGCAACCCGCCTTGCGGTGAACGCAGGAATTGATGCCAATCGATTGCCCGAAGCGCTCGCCGGTGGCTTTGCGGATTCCATTCCGCTTCAGCTTTTCGTGCCACGGATGGTCCAGGGCATTCACTCCCCGCCGCTCGGTCACATCGCCACGATGCTCAAGGACCTCGATACGGTCGCCGCGCTCGCGCAGACGACGTCAACGCCGGTGCCGATGGCATCGCTTGCCGGACAACTTTTCAGGCTGGCCAAGGCCGCGCGCGGCGCGGATGCGGACGCGCTGGAGATCTATAAGCTCTCAGCTACAGAACATTGA
- a CDS encoding acyl-CoA dehydrogenase family protein — protein sequence MAPGQEPSVGQPEGPGSGERAYAAMIANARALLPRLRERAARTEELRYLPPETERDLHEAGLFRMLQPRRIGGAELDYVALIDCADLLGQADASVAWNLANLASHHWMLGMFEQRAQDLVWGRDPDTLIASSFIFPAGRATRVKGGYRLHGSWPFSSGVASCEWNMLASVVSSEDEADGIEYRIFLLPKGDYRVLDTWNVAGLRGTGSCDVEVRDAFVADDMTVAVGELTGGRPPGARVNPNPLYTLPVFSLFPYVLSGVALGNAQACLNDYIEVVRHRISTYNRAKLSDFQSTQIKIAEASAKIDAARLIMRSACIDAMENARRGHISDMSAKTRYRRDGAFSVNLCTDAVSMLFAASGARGLFTTGVLQRQFRDAHAINSHLAFNFDAAGTNYGRVALGLPSENLTL from the coding sequence ATGGCGCCTGGTCAAGAGCCGAGCGTGGGCCAGCCTGAGGGGCCGGGATCCGGCGAGCGCGCTTACGCCGCAATGATCGCGAACGCTCGGGCGCTCCTGCCACGACTGCGAGAGAGAGCTGCCCGAACCGAAGAGCTCCGGTACCTTCCGCCCGAGACCGAACGGGATCTGCACGAAGCCGGTCTGTTCCGGATGCTCCAGCCCAGGCGCATTGGCGGTGCCGAGCTCGACTATGTCGCCCTGATTGACTGCGCCGATCTGCTTGGACAGGCGGATGCGTCGGTGGCCTGGAATCTCGCCAATCTGGCGAGCCATCACTGGATGCTCGGCATGTTCGAGCAGAGGGCGCAAGATCTGGTCTGGGGCCGTGATCCGGATACGCTGATTGCCTCCTCATTCATCTTTCCAGCCGGCCGCGCCACGAGGGTCAAGGGCGGATACCGGTTGCACGGAAGTTGGCCCTTCTCTTCCGGCGTCGCGTCCTGCGAATGGAATATGCTCGCAAGCGTGGTCTCCTCTGAAGATGAGGCAGATGGCATCGAGTACCGGATATTTCTGCTGCCGAAGGGCGACTATAGGGTCCTCGACACTTGGAATGTCGCCGGGCTGCGCGGGACCGGTTCTTGCGACGTGGAAGTTCGGGACGCCTTCGTGGCCGACGATATGACGGTGGCCGTTGGGGAGCTTACCGGCGGCCGGCCGCCGGGGGCCAGGGTCAATCCCAATCCGTTATATACGTTACCTGTGTTCTCGCTATTTCCTTACGTCTTGTCCGGTGTTGCGCTGGGAAACGCCCAGGCGTGCCTGAACGATTATATCGAGGTCGTGCGTCACCGCATTTCCACCTACAACCGTGCCAAGCTGAGCGACTTTCAGAGCACGCAGATCAAGATTGCGGAGGCTTCCGCCAAGATCGACGCTGCGCGCCTGATCATGCGTTCGGCTTGCATCGATGCCATGGAGAACGCAAGGCGTGGCCATATTTCAGATATGTCAGCCAAGACCCGATATCGGCGCGACGGGGCCTTCTCGGTGAACTTGTGTACAGATGCGGTCTCGATGCTGTTTGCGGCGAGCGGAGCGCGCGGCTTGTTCACGACGGGGGTGTTGCAGCGGCAATTCCGCGATGCACACGCGATCAACTCACATCTCGCCTTCAATTTTGATGCAGCTGGAACCAACTATGGACGCGTGGCGCTAGGCCTGCCGTCCGAGAATCTCACGCTGTGA
- a CDS encoding flavin reductase family protein, translating to MNDLPKQPAVPDPANELASDSSPIDPRDFRNALGTYGTGVTIITATAADGKPYGITCNSFASVSLNPPLVLWSLGVYSSSLPVFQNASHFVVHVLGTSQQALANKFAKSSEDKFAGVDWAPGLGNAPVLAESVASFQCRSVNRYYGGDHVIFLGAVEAYIYNAREPLLFAQGTYGRFLADDERKKSP from the coding sequence ATGAATGATCTGCCGAAGCAGCCGGCCGTTCCCGATCCAGCCAACGAACTTGCGAGCGACAGCTCGCCGATCGATCCCCGCGATTTTCGAAATGCGCTGGGCACATACGGAACGGGCGTAACGATCATCACCGCCACGGCAGCAGATGGAAAGCCGTATGGCATCACCTGCAATTCGTTTGCATCGGTCTCCTTGAATCCGCCTCTGGTCCTCTGGAGCCTCGGGGTCTATTCCTCAAGCCTGCCTGTGTTCCAGAACGCCAGCCACTTCGTCGTCCATGTCCTCGGTACGTCGCAACAGGCGCTTGCGAACAAGTTTGCAAAATCGTCCGAAGACAAGTTCGCTGGTGTCGATTGGGCGCCGGGCCTCGGCAATGCTCCGGTGCTCGCCGAGAGCGTCGCCAGTTTTCAATGTCGTTCCGTCAACCGCTATTATGGCGGCGATCACGTGATCTTTCTCGGAGCAGTCGAGGCCTATATCTATAATGCCAGGGAACCTCTGCTGTTTGCGCAGGGGACATATGGCCGGTTCCTGGCCGATGATGAGCGCAAGAAATCGCCGTAA
- the soxC gene encoding sulfite dehydrogenase: protein MSSTTPPDDDSVTTTRRRFLTAATAAAGGAVLGANASVAAETGNLPPNVPEWMKAPGEPTGGQPYGAPSPFEKGVVRNISKSLKQYISASSRTPLQELDGIITPNGLFYERHHGGVPAIDPAQHRLMLHGLVERPLVFTMDDLRRFPSESRIHFLECSGNPGYTRPYGKTASDLVGLVSCAEWTGVSLKLVLQEAGLKAEAKWVVAEGADAAALTRSIPIEKCLEDAMLVYSQNGERLRPQQGYPLRLLLPGFEGNMSVKWLRRLHVTAEPVYSREETSKYTDLLPDGTAREFSFYMEAKSIITRPSGGQRLSAPGFHEITGIAWSGHGKIARVEVSVDEGKSWQEARLQEPVLTRALTRFRLPWRWDGQRAVIQSRAIDETGYVQPTLAELLAVRGENYFYHNNAIWPWRIAADGEVTNALA, encoded by the coding sequence ATGAGCAGCACGACACCTCCCGACGACGATTCCGTGACGACCACGCGCCGTCGATTTCTGACAGCCGCCACCGCAGCAGCGGGAGGCGCCGTTCTTGGAGCGAACGCTTCCGTTGCCGCAGAGACAGGCAACCTTCCACCCAACGTTCCCGAATGGATGAAAGCGCCGGGGGAGCCGACGGGAGGTCAGCCCTATGGCGCGCCATCGCCGTTCGAGAAGGGCGTCGTCAGGAACATCTCGAAGTCCCTCAAGCAATACATCTCCGCGTCCAGCCGGACGCCCTTGCAGGAGCTCGACGGCATCATCACGCCGAACGGGCTGTTCTATGAGCGGCATCATGGCGGCGTTCCGGCCATCGACCCCGCGCAGCATCGGCTGATGCTGCATGGGCTGGTCGAACGTCCCCTGGTCTTCACGATGGACGATCTCCGGCGCTTTCCGTCGGAGTCGCGCATCCACTTCCTCGAATGCTCCGGCAATCCCGGCTACACCAGGCCCTATGGCAAGACAGCTTCGGACCTCGTGGGTCTCGTGAGTTGTGCCGAATGGACCGGCGTGAGCCTGAAGCTGGTGCTTCAGGAGGCCGGGCTGAAGGCAGAAGCCAAATGGGTGGTCGCGGAAGGGGCGGATGCGGCTGCGCTGACGCGAAGCATCCCGATCGAGAAATGTCTCGAGGATGCGATGCTGGTCTACAGCCAGAACGGCGAGCGGCTGCGCCCGCAACAAGGCTATCCGCTGCGGCTGCTCCTGCCGGGATTCGAAGGCAATATGAGCGTGAAATGGCTGCGCCGTCTGCATGTGACCGCGGAGCCGGTTTATTCGCGCGAGGAAACGTCGAAGTATACCGACCTGCTGCCCGACGGCACGGCGCGAGAATTCTCCTTCTACATGGAAGCCAAATCGATCATCACCCGTCCCTCCGGCGGTCAGCGCCTGAGCGCCCCGGGCTTTCACGAGATCACGGGTATCGCCTGGAGCGGGCACGGCAAGATCGCGCGCGTCGAGGTGTCCGTCGACGAGGGGAAGAGCTGGCAGGAGGCTCGTTTGCAGGAGCCGGTGCTGACGCGCGCCCTGACACGCTTTCGTCTGCCGTGGCGATGGGACGGCCAGCGCGCCGTGATCCAGAGCCGCGCCATTGACGAGACCGGTTATGTGCAGCCGACGCTGGCCGAGTTGCTCGCCGTGCGCGGAGAAAACTACTTCTACCACAACAACGCGATCTGGCCCTGGCGCATCGCGGCCGACGGCGAGGTGACCAATGCGCTGGCGTAA
- a CDS encoding cytochrome c, producing MRWRKICGIGFAIGLGAFSSGAQAQSPYGIGRPATAAEVAGWNIDIGRDGSNLPEGSGSVSHGREVFAQQCASCHGEKGEGGLGDRLTGGQGTIGTAKPIRTVGSYWPYAPTLFDYIRRAMPQNAPQSLSDEDVYAVSAFILNLNGLVGADAILDAKSLAAVKMPNRDGFVGDARPDVKR from the coding sequence ATGCGCTGGCGTAAGATTTGCGGAATCGGCTTCGCAATCGGCCTGGGTGCCTTCTCGAGCGGAGCGCAGGCGCAGAGCCCGTACGGCATCGGCCGACCAGCAACAGCCGCCGAGGTTGCGGGGTGGAATATCGATATCGGACGCGACGGCAGCAATCTTCCTGAGGGAAGCGGCTCGGTCAGCCACGGACGCGAGGTGTTTGCTCAACAATGTGCCTCGTGCCACGGCGAGAAGGGCGAGGGCGGTTTGGGCGATCGGCTCACCGGCGGGCAGGGCACGATCGGCACGGCCAAGCCGATCCGCACCGTCGGCAGCTATTGGCCCTATGCCCCGACATTGTTCGACTACATCCGTCGCGCCATGCCGCAGAACGCGCCGCAGTCGCTAAGCGATGAGGATGTCTATGCGGTGTCCGCCTTTATCCTGAACCTGAACGGACTGGTGGGAGCGGATGCGATCCTCGATGCGAAATCGCTGGCGGCCGTGAAGATGCCGAACCGCGACGGATTCGTCGGCGATGCTCGCCCGGATGTGAAACGATGA
- a CDS encoding divalent metal cation transporter produces MSDSALAPPKSASTVLKRLGPGLITGAADDDPSGIATYSQAGAQFGYGLLWTVFLTTPFMIAIQLVSARIGRVTGKGLAANVTQVAPRWAVLALIFMLVAANTFNIAADIAAMAEALSLVIGGLNHEHALIFAAGSTLLQVFVPYRRYSPVLKFLTLALFAYVATAFTVKIPWSTALLAAVWPEANVSAGYFMMVVAVLGTTISPYLFFWQASQEVEEMNQGERDKPLRELKRGGSPELARIRADTIAGMLLSNGIAFFIILTTASVLHANGVTNVSSATDAAEALRPLAGDFTFALFALGIIGTGLLAIPVLAGSAAYGVAEIFGWHATLEAKPDEAIGFYTIIATATAIGFGLGFTGIDSMHMLVWSAVLNGIVAVPIMAMMMLIVSSRTIMGRFRARSWLIALGWLGTALMALAVLALLGSSVIG; encoded by the coding sequence ATGAGCGACAGCGCCCTCGCCCCGCCGAAATCCGCCTCGACAGTGCTGAAGCGGCTGGGGCCGGGTCTCATCACCGGGGCGGCCGACGACGATCCTTCAGGCATTGCCACATATTCGCAGGCCGGCGCGCAATTCGGCTACGGACTGTTGTGGACGGTATTTCTGACCACCCCGTTCATGATCGCCATTCAGCTCGTCAGCGCGCGGATCGGCCGGGTGACGGGCAAGGGGCTGGCCGCCAACGTGACGCAGGTCGCGCCGCGCTGGGCGGTGCTGGCGCTCATCTTCATGCTCGTCGCCGCGAACACCTTCAACATCGCCGCCGACATCGCCGCGATGGCCGAAGCGCTCTCGCTCGTCATCGGCGGCCTCAACCACGAGCACGCCCTGATCTTCGCGGCCGGCTCGACCCTGCTCCAGGTGTTCGTGCCCTATCGCCGCTATTCACCGGTGCTGAAGTTTCTCACGCTCGCGCTGTTCGCCTATGTCGCGACCGCCTTCACCGTGAAGATTCCGTGGAGCACGGCGCTGCTCGCCGCAGTGTGGCCGGAGGCGAATGTCAGTGCCGGCTATTTCATGATGGTGGTGGCCGTGCTCGGCACCACCATCAGCCCCTATCTGTTCTTCTGGCAGGCCTCGCAGGAGGTCGAGGAGATGAACCAGGGCGAGCGCGACAAGCCGCTTCGCGAACTGAAGCGCGGCGGCAGTCCGGAGCTCGCGCGCATCAGGGCCGACACCATCGCCGGGATGCTGCTCTCCAATGGCATCGCCTTCTTCATCATCCTCACCACGGCGTCGGTGCTGCACGCCAACGGCGTCACCAACGTCAGTTCGGCAACCGACGCCGCCGAGGCGCTGCGGCCGCTTGCCGGCGATTTCACCTTTGCCCTGTTCGCGCTCGGCATCATCGGCACGGGCCTGCTCGCGATCCCGGTGCTGGCCGGCTCGGCTGCCTATGGCGTTGCCGAGATTTTCGGCTGGCACGCCACGCTCGAGGCGAAACCCGACGAGGCCATCGGCTTCTACACCATCATCGCGACCGCGACCGCGATCGGCTTCGGGCTGGGATTCACCGGCATCGATTCCATGCACATGCTGGTCTGGAGCGCTGTGCTCAACGGCATCGTCGCCGTTCCGATCATGGCGATGATGATGCTCATCGTCTCGAGCCGCACGATCATGGGCCGTTTCAGGGCCCGGTCGTGGCTGATCGCGCTGGGCTGGCTCGGCACCGCCCTGATGGCGCTGGCCGTCCTCGCGCTGCTCGGCTCCTCAGTGATCGGCTGA